The following coding sequences lie in one Glycine max cultivar Williams 82 chromosome 19, Glycine_max_v4.0, whole genome shotgun sequence genomic window:
- the LOC100813424 gene encoding DNA-3-methyladenine glycosylase isoform X4, producing the protein MRHVSIPTKTALERDPTPESSDSDVFASFRFRGTAMKCNQRFKRVAKPRLPVQTTEPVRRSLRTKPNPSPQPDISPGKMKTLTLDFFQIDALDLAPRLLGKFLRRDDVVLRITEVEAYRPNDSACHGRFGVTSRTAPVFGPGGHAYVYLCYGLHMMLNVVADKEGAGAAVLIRSCSPVSGLDVIQQRRGLKTEKPILLTGPGKVGQALGLSTEWSNHPLYTPVCVMQVVWNS; encoded by the exons ATGCGGCATGTCTCCATCCCCACCAAAACGGCATTGGAGCGCGACCCAACTCCTGAATCCTCCGACTCTGACGTATTTGCCTCCTTCCGTTTCCGCGGCACCGCAATGAAGTGCAACCAGCGCTTCAAGCGGGTCGCCAAACCCAGATTACCGGTTCAGACAACCGAACCAGTTCGTCGTTCCCTCAGAACCAAACCCAATCCCTCACCGCAACCGGACATATCTCCCGGCAAAATGAAAACCTTGACCCTCGATTTCTTCCAAATCGACGCGCTGGACCTCGCCCCTCGCTTGCTCGGAAAGTTTCTTCGCCGAGACGACGTCGTTCTTCGGATCACCGAG GTTGAAGCGTATAGACCAAACGACTCCGCTTGTCACGGTCGCTTTGGCGTTACTTCAAGAACTGCCCCTGTT TTTGGGCCAGGTGGGCATGCGTATGTTTACCTTTGCTATGGTCTCCACATGATGCTGAATGTTGTTGCTGACAAGGAAGGAGCTGGAGCTGCTGTTTTGATACGCTCTTGTTCTCCCGTTAGTG GATTGGATGTCATTCAACAGCGCCGAGGTCTAAAAACTGAGAAACCTATACTTCTTACTGGTCCTGGGAAG GTTGGTCAGGCACTGGGTCTTTCGACAGAATGGTCCAACCATCCACTCTATACACCTG TGTGTGTGATGCAGGTGGTTTGGAACTCTTAG
- the LOC100813424 gene encoding DNA-3-methyladenine glycosylase isoform X1, whose product MRHVSIPTKTALERDPTPESSDSDVFASFRFRGTAMKCNQRFKRVAKPRLPVQTTEPVRRSLRTKPNPSPQPDISPGKMKTLTLDFFQIDALDLAPRLLGKFLRRDDVVLRITEVEAYRPNDSACHGRFGVTSRTAPVFGPGGHAYVYLCYGLHMMLNVVADKEGAGAAVLIRSCSPVSGLDVIQQRRGLKTEKPILLTGPGKVGQALGLSTEWSNHPLYTPGGLELLDGPEPENILVGPRVGIQYASPEHINALWRFAIAGTPWISAPKNTLRPA is encoded by the exons ATGCGGCATGTCTCCATCCCCACCAAAACGGCATTGGAGCGCGACCCAACTCCTGAATCCTCCGACTCTGACGTATTTGCCTCCTTCCGTTTCCGCGGCACCGCAATGAAGTGCAACCAGCGCTTCAAGCGGGTCGCCAAACCCAGATTACCGGTTCAGACAACCGAACCAGTTCGTCGTTCCCTCAGAACCAAACCCAATCCCTCACCGCAACCGGACATATCTCCCGGCAAAATGAAAACCTTGACCCTCGATTTCTTCCAAATCGACGCGCTGGACCTCGCCCCTCGCTTGCTCGGAAAGTTTCTTCGCCGAGACGACGTCGTTCTTCGGATCACCGAG GTTGAAGCGTATAGACCAAACGACTCCGCTTGTCACGGTCGCTTTGGCGTTACTTCAAGAACTGCCCCTGTT TTTGGGCCAGGTGGGCATGCGTATGTTTACCTTTGCTATGGTCTCCACATGATGCTGAATGTTGTTGCTGACAAGGAAGGAGCTGGAGCTGCTGTTTTGATACGCTCTTGTTCTCCCGTTAGTG GATTGGATGTCATTCAACAGCGCCGAGGTCTAAAAACTGAGAAACCTATACTTCTTACTGGTCCTGGGAAG GTTGGTCAGGCACTGGGTCTTTCGACAGAATGGTCCAACCATCCACTCTATACACCTG GTGGTTTGGAACTCTTAGATGGTCCAGAGCCAGAAAACATATTGGTAGGTCCACGTGTTGGTATCCAATACGCTTCGCCAGAGCATATCAACGCATTGTGGAGATTTGCCATTGCAGGTACCCCTTGGATCAGTGCTCCAAAAAACACTCTCAGGCCGGCCTAG
- the LOC100813424 gene encoding DNA-3-methyladenine glycosylase isoform X3, which produces MRHVSIPTKTALERDPTPESSDSDVFASFRFRGTAMKCNQRFKRVAKPRLPVQTTEPVRRSLRTKPNPSPQPDISPGKMKTLTLDFFQIDALDLAPRLLGKFLRRDDVVLRITEVEAYRPNDSACHGRFGVTSRTAPVFGPGGHAYVYLCYGLHMMLNVVADKEGAGAAVLIRSCSPVSGLDVIQQRRGLKTEKPILLTGPGKINLSDLPNLRLVRHWVFRQNGPTIHSIHLCV; this is translated from the exons ATGCGGCATGTCTCCATCCCCACCAAAACGGCATTGGAGCGCGACCCAACTCCTGAATCCTCCGACTCTGACGTATTTGCCTCCTTCCGTTTCCGCGGCACCGCAATGAAGTGCAACCAGCGCTTCAAGCGGGTCGCCAAACCCAGATTACCGGTTCAGACAACCGAACCAGTTCGTCGTTCCCTCAGAACCAAACCCAATCCCTCACCGCAACCGGACATATCTCCCGGCAAAATGAAAACCTTGACCCTCGATTTCTTCCAAATCGACGCGCTGGACCTCGCCCCTCGCTTGCTCGGAAAGTTTCTTCGCCGAGACGACGTCGTTCTTCGGATCACCGAG GTTGAAGCGTATAGACCAAACGACTCCGCTTGTCACGGTCGCTTTGGCGTTACTTCAAGAACTGCCCCTGTT TTTGGGCCAGGTGGGCATGCGTATGTTTACCTTTGCTATGGTCTCCACATGATGCTGAATGTTGTTGCTGACAAGGAAGGAGCTGGAGCTGCTGTTTTGATACGCTCTTGTTCTCCCGTTAGTG GATTGGATGTCATTCAACAGCGCCGAGGTCTAAAAACTGAGAAACCTATACTTCTTACTGGTCCTGGGAAG atTAACTTGAGTGATCTCCCAAATCTTAGGTTGGTCAGGCACTGGGTCTTTCGACAGAATGGTCCAACCATCCACTCTATACACCTG TGTGTGTGA
- the LOC100813424 gene encoding DNA-3-methyladenine glycosylase isoform X2, which yields MRHVSIPTKTALERDPTPESSDSDVFASFRFRGTAMKCNQRFKRVAKPRLPVQTTEPVRRSLRTKPNPSPQPDISPGKMKTLTLDFFQIDALDLAPRLLGKFLRRDDVVLRITEVEAYRPNDSACHGRFGVTSRTAPVFGPGGHAYVYLCYGLHMMLNVVADKEGAGAAVLIRSCSPVSGLDVIQQRRGLKTEKPILLTGPGKINLSDLPNLRLVRHWVFRQNGPTIHSIHLVVWNS from the exons ATGCGGCATGTCTCCATCCCCACCAAAACGGCATTGGAGCGCGACCCAACTCCTGAATCCTCCGACTCTGACGTATTTGCCTCCTTCCGTTTCCGCGGCACCGCAATGAAGTGCAACCAGCGCTTCAAGCGGGTCGCCAAACCCAGATTACCGGTTCAGACAACCGAACCAGTTCGTCGTTCCCTCAGAACCAAACCCAATCCCTCACCGCAACCGGACATATCTCCCGGCAAAATGAAAACCTTGACCCTCGATTTCTTCCAAATCGACGCGCTGGACCTCGCCCCTCGCTTGCTCGGAAAGTTTCTTCGCCGAGACGACGTCGTTCTTCGGATCACCGAG GTTGAAGCGTATAGACCAAACGACTCCGCTTGTCACGGTCGCTTTGGCGTTACTTCAAGAACTGCCCCTGTT TTTGGGCCAGGTGGGCATGCGTATGTTTACCTTTGCTATGGTCTCCACATGATGCTGAATGTTGTTGCTGACAAGGAAGGAGCTGGAGCTGCTGTTTTGATACGCTCTTGTTCTCCCGTTAGTG GATTGGATGTCATTCAACAGCGCCGAGGTCTAAAAACTGAGAAACCTATACTTCTTACTGGTCCTGGGAAG atTAACTTGAGTGATCTCCCAAATCTTAGGTTGGTCAGGCACTGGGTCTTTCGACAGAATGGTCCAACCATCCACTCTATACACCTG GTGGTTTGGAACTCTTAG
- the LOC100811956 gene encoding gamma-tubulin complex component 3 — MEEEEDQQKLPDLVKALVHHLLSLNLPPNSPPLNPNSPEFRNSLRYALRILSSRLTPSVAPDAAAIADSIKRRLASHGHSSQALSFADLFSKFASKAQSVDKKWALIYLLKIISEDRHNNTTATTLLPNLNFSEPATSNKPSNNGGVLLVSKDPENRRDIAFLEFVKLVREENEVSEEVLVQDVLYACQGVDGKFVKLDSESKRYVIPVSITVPRAPRSMVYNLCELGVLFRKVSGYISRSMDRFPNEDVGTVGQAFCSALQDELSEYYKLLAVLEAQASNPIPLVSESASSRNYLSLRRLAVWLAEPLVKMRLMADLVEKCRVLRGGAMVGAIHLHAQHGDPLVHEFMRRLLQRVCSSLFEMVRRWVLEGELEDIFAEFFIVGRPVKAESLWREGYRLHDAMLPLFISPSLAQRILRTGKSINFLRVCCEDRGWADAATEVVADHGTMARRGGFGYGETDTLEFLVDEASKRIDKHLLDVIFKRYKFKEHCLAIKQYLLLGQGDFVQYLMDIVGPELSEPANTISSFKLSGLLETAIRASNAQYDDPDILDRLRVKMMPHESGDRGWDVFSLEYDARVPLDTVFTESVMTRYLRIFNFLWKLRRVEHALTGAWKTMKPNCITSNSFTRLQHAVKMQLVSTLRRCQVLWVEINHFISNLQYYIMFEVLEVSWSNFLAEMELAKDLDDLLAAHEKYLHSIVEKSLLGELSQSLYKSLFVIFDLILRFRSCADRLYEGIHELQARITESSISSRDQNKSRSQKQLSEKSAEQGSWIADGRKALTQRAGEFLRNMEQDLDAIAKEYSSLQEGFISQLPVQQHVDLKFLFFRLDFNEFYRRLCPSM, encoded by the exons atggaggaagaagaagaccaGCAGAAGCTTCCAGATCTGGTGAAGGCACTCGTCCACCACCTACTCTCCCTAAATCTCCCCCCAAATTCCCCTCCCCTCAACCCTAACTCCCCCGAATTCCGCAACTCCCTCCGCTACGCCCTCCGCATCCTCTCCAGCCGCCTCACCCCCTCCGTTGCCCCCGACGCCGCCGCCATCGCCGACTCCATCAAGCGCCGCCTCGCCTCCCATGGCCACTCCTCCCAAGCCCTCTCCTTCGCCGACCTCTTCTCCAAATTCGCCTCCAAAGCCCAAAGTGTCGACAAAAAATGGGCCCTCATCTACCTCCTCAAAATCATCTCCGAAGATCGCCACAACAACACCACCGCCACCACTCTCCTCCCCAACCTCAATTTCTCCGAACCAGCAACCTCCAACAAACCCTCCAACAACGGCGGCGTCCTATTAGTCTCCAAGGACCCCGAGAATCGCCGCGACATCGCGTTTCTCGAGTTCGTCAAATTAGTCCGGGAAGAAAACGAGGTGTCGGAAGAGGTTCTCGTCCAAGACGTGCTCTATGCTTGCCAAGGAGTGGATGGTAAGTTTGTGAAACTTGACAGCGAGAGTAAGCGTTATGTGATACCCGTTTCAATTACGGTTCCCAGAGCCCCTAGGAGTATGGTTTACAACCTCTGTGAGTTGGGGGTTTTGTTTAGGAAGGTTAGCGGTTACATTTCGCGGAGTATGGATCGGTTCCCCAATGAAGATGTGGGAACTGTGGGCCAGGCTTTTTGCTCCGCTTTGCAGGATGAGCTTAGTGAGTATTATAAGTTGCTGGCGGTTCTTGAGGCGCAGGCTTCAAACCCTATTCCTTTGGTTTCGGAATCTGCGAGCTCCAGGAACTATCTATCGCTGAGGAGGCTGGCGGTTTGGCTGGCTGAGCCCTTGGTGAAGATGAGGCTGATGGCTGATTTGGTTGAGAAGTGTAGGGTTTTGCGCGGTGGGGCAATGGTGGGGGCGATTCATTTGCATGCGCAGCATGGTGATCCGTTGGTCCATGAATTCATGAGGCGGTTGCTGCAGAGGGTGTGTTCTTCGCTGTTTGAGATGGTGAGGAGGTGGGTTTTGGAAGGGGAGTTGGAGGATATCTTTGCTGAGTTTTTCATTGTTGGGCGGCCTGTGAAGGCTGAGTCCCTCTGGAGAGAAGGGTATAGGCTCCATGATGCCATGCTTCCTTTGTTCATTTCGCCTTCTCTTGCGCAGAGGATATTGAGGACCGGCAAGTCGATTAATTTTCTTCGCGTTTGTTGTGAAGATCGTGGTTGGGCTGATGCTGCGACTGAGGTTGTTGCTGATCACGGAACAATGGCGAGAAGAGGTGGTTTTGGATATGGGGAAACGGATACCCTTGAGTTTTTGGTGGATGAAGCTTCAAAGAGGATTGATAAGCATTTGTTGGATGTGATTTTCAAGAGGTACAAGTTCAAAGAACATTGTCTTGCAATTAAGCAGTATTTGTTGCTTGGGCAAGGTGATTTTGTGCAGTATCTGATGGATATTGTTGGGCCTGAGCTTTCTGAGCCGGCTAACACTATAAGCTCTTTTAAACTTTCAGGACTGCTGGAAACTGCAATTCGGGCTTCTAATGCTCAGTATGATGATCCTGACATTTTGGATAGGCTCAGGGTTAAAATGATGCCACATGAAAGTGGTGATAGGGGCTGGGATGTATTTTCATTAGAATATGATGCTAGAGTTCCACTGGATACGGTGTTCACGGAATCTGTGATGACAAGgtatttaagaatttttaattttctgtgGAAGCTTAGACGAGTGGAACATGCGCTTACTGGAGCCTGGAAGACCATGAAACCAAACTGCATTACCTCTAATTCCTTCACCAGATTGCAACATGCAGTAAAGATGCAGTTAGTTTCGACATTGAGGCGCTGTCAGGTTCTTTGGGTTGAAATCAATCACTTCATTTCAAACTTGCAATATTATATAATGTTTGAAGTGTTGGAGGTATCATGGTCAAATTTTTTGGCTGAGATGGAACTAGCCAAGGACCTTGATGATCTACTTGCTGCTCATGAAAAATATCTGCATTCTATTGTAGAGAAATCTCTCCTTGGAGAGCTTTCCCAGTCTCTTTACAAGTCACTATTTGTAATTTTTGATCTTATATTACGTTTTCGGAGCTGTGCAGATCGGCTGTATGAAGGTATTCATGAGTTGCAAGCTAG AATCACAGAATCTTCCATATCCTCTCGAGACCAGAATAAATCACGATCTCAAAAGCAACTAAGTGAAAAATCTGCAGAACAAGGATCCTGGATTGCTGATGGGAGGAAAGCCCTGACTCAACGAGCTGGTGAATTTCTACGAAATATGGAGCAAGATCTGGATGCAATTGCTAAGGAGTATTCGTCATTGCAAGAGGGATTCATTTCTCAGTTGCCTGTACAGCAGCATGTTGATCTAAAGTTTCTCTTTTTCCGTCTTGACTTCAACGAATTTTATAGGCGGTTGTGTCCTAGCATGTAG
- the LOC100813966 gene encoding E3 ubiquitin-protein ligase SINAT2-like isoform X1 produces the protein MVNTAKRNFFVYLKFSRNAKAVKFAVNLVTIACEYVACHKSRSSGSLSSGKKYCRSGLAMAPGSSVFKEVLESHLMSSDYETGKAKSEAKSNITSTKSSVGLSGKSGISSNNGVYELLGCPVCKNLMYPPIHQCPNGHTLCSHCKVEVHNICPSCHHDLGNIRCLALEKVAESLELPCRYQSLGCHDIFPYYTKLKHEQNCGFRPYNCPYAGSECSVMGDIPTLVAHLKDDHKVDMHDGCTFNHRYVKANPHEVENATWMLTVFNSFGRHFCLHFEAFQLGSAPVYMAFLRFMGDDNEAKKFSYSLEVGANGRKLIWQGIPRSIRDSHRKVRDSQDGLIIQRNLALYFSGGERQELKLRITGRIWREE, from the exons ATGGTCAATACTGCTAAAAGaaacttttttgtttacttgaaGTTTTCCAGAAATGCTAAAGCAGTCAAATTTGCAGTTAATCTAGTTACTATTGCATGTGAAT ATGTAGCATGCCATAAAAGCAGGAGCTCTGGTTCCTTGTCATCCGGAAAGAAATACTGTAGATCTGGGTTAGCAATGGCTCCTGGAAGCAGTGTTTTCAAAGAAGTTCTTGAATCTCACCTGATGTCTTCAGATTACGAAACGGGGAAAGCTAAATCTGAGGCCAAGAGTAACATTACATCCACAAAATCTAGCGTTGGGTTGAGTGGAAAGAGTGGAATTAGTTCAAACAATGGGGTGTATGAATTACTTGGATGCCCTGTTTGCAAGAATTTGATGTATCCCCCAATTCACCAG TGCCCAAATGGCCATACATTATGTTCCCATTGTAAAGTTGAAGTCCATAATATCTGCCCATCCTGCCATCATGATCTTGGGAATATAAGGTGTTTAGCTTTGGAGAAAGTGGCAGAATCATTGGAGCTTCCTTGCAGATATCAGAGTCTTGGTTGTCATGATATATTCCCGTACTATACTAAGCTGAAGCATGAGCAAAATTGCGGATTTCGTCCATACAATTGTCCCTATGCTGGATCTGAGTGCTCTGTGATGGGTGACATCCCTACTCTTGTTGCTCATCTCAAGGATGATCACAAGGTTGACATGCATGATGGATGTACCTTCAATCACCGATATGTCAAAGCAAATCCACATGAAGTTGAAAATGCCACATGGATGCTAACT GTTTTTAATAGTTTTGGAAGGCATTTCTGCTTGCACTTTGAGGCGTTCCAGCTTGGCTCAGCTCCAGTGTATATGGCATTTTTGCGATTCATGGGTGATGACAATGAAGCAAAGAAATTCAGCTACAGCTTGGAGGTTGGTGCAAATGGGCGCAAGCTTATATGGCAAGGAATTCCAAGGAGCATTCGGGACAGTCATAGAAAAGTTCGAGATAGTCAAGATGGGCTTATAATTCAGAGGAACCTAGCCCTTTATTTTTCTGGTGGAGAAAGACAAGAGTTGAAGTTAAGAATCACTGGTCGTATATGGAGAGAAGAATGA
- the LOC100813966 gene encoding E3 ubiquitin-protein ligase SINAT2-like isoform X2: protein MAPGSSVFKEVLESHLMSSDYETGKAKSEAKSNITSTKSSVGLSGKSGISSNNGVYELLGCPVCKNLMYPPIHQCPNGHTLCSHCKVEVHNICPSCHHDLGNIRCLALEKVAESLELPCRYQSLGCHDIFPYYTKLKHEQNCGFRPYNCPYAGSECSVMGDIPTLVAHLKDDHKVDMHDGCTFNHRYVKANPHEVENATWMLTVFNSFGRHFCLHFEAFQLGSAPVYMAFLRFMGDDNEAKKFSYSLEVGANGRKLIWQGIPRSIRDSHRKVRDSQDGLIIQRNLALYFSGGERQELKLRITGRIWREE from the exons ATGGCTCCTGGAAGCAGTGTTTTCAAAGAAGTTCTTGAATCTCACCTGATGTCTTCAGATTACGAAACGGGGAAAGCTAAATCTGAGGCCAAGAGTAACATTACATCCACAAAATCTAGCGTTGGGTTGAGTGGAAAGAGTGGAATTAGTTCAAACAATGGGGTGTATGAATTACTTGGATGCCCTGTTTGCAAGAATTTGATGTATCCCCCAATTCACCAG TGCCCAAATGGCCATACATTATGTTCCCATTGTAAAGTTGAAGTCCATAATATCTGCCCATCCTGCCATCATGATCTTGGGAATATAAGGTGTTTAGCTTTGGAGAAAGTGGCAGAATCATTGGAGCTTCCTTGCAGATATCAGAGTCTTGGTTGTCATGATATATTCCCGTACTATACTAAGCTGAAGCATGAGCAAAATTGCGGATTTCGTCCATACAATTGTCCCTATGCTGGATCTGAGTGCTCTGTGATGGGTGACATCCCTACTCTTGTTGCTCATCTCAAGGATGATCACAAGGTTGACATGCATGATGGATGTACCTTCAATCACCGATATGTCAAAGCAAATCCACATGAAGTTGAAAATGCCACATGGATGCTAACT GTTTTTAATAGTTTTGGAAGGCATTTCTGCTTGCACTTTGAGGCGTTCCAGCTTGGCTCAGCTCCAGTGTATATGGCATTTTTGCGATTCATGGGTGATGACAATGAAGCAAAGAAATTCAGCTACAGCTTGGAGGTTGGTGCAAATGGGCGCAAGCTTATATGGCAAGGAATTCCAAGGAGCATTCGGGACAGTCATAGAAAAGTTCGAGATAGTCAAGATGGGCTTATAATTCAGAGGAACCTAGCCCTTTATTTTTCTGGTGGAGAAAGACAAGAGTTGAAGTTAAGAATCACTGGTCGTATATGGAGAGAAGAATGA